In one Pseudarthrobacter sp. NBSH8 genomic region, the following are encoded:
- a CDS encoding GntR family transcriptional regulator, with the protein MTSGGPFPGTWTPNQSSTVPLFEQLRLHVIRLADSGALPPGTKLPAVRTLAGLLDVAPHTVARAYKELEAAGVVATKGRNGTLVCARDEREDALSLAANSYASVAKAQGATFAEAVKLLAAAYDAG; encoded by the coding sequence ATGACCTCAGGCGGTCCGTTCCCCGGCACCTGGACGCCCAATCAGTCGAGCACGGTGCCACTGTTTGAACAGCTGCGCCTGCATGTAATCCGCCTGGCGGACAGTGGCGCCCTTCCGCCGGGAACCAAGCTGCCGGCAGTGCGTACGCTGGCGGGGCTGCTCGACGTCGCGCCCCACACCGTTGCACGGGCGTACAAGGAGCTGGAGGCAGCAGGTGTGGTGGCCACGAAGGGCAGGAACGGCACCCTGGTGTGCGCGCGTGATGAGCGGGAGGATGCGCTGTCCCTTGCCGCCAACTCCTATGCATCGGTGGCAAAGGCCCAAGGCGCCACCTTTGCCGAAGCAGTCAAGCTACTGGCAGCAGCCTACGACGCCGGCTAG
- the uvrA gene encoding excinuclease ABC subunit UvrA yields MPKAVAEETAVESVPVAVTQAPATPARPDLSRLVVKGAREHNLRNVDLDLPRDAMIVFTGLSGSGKSSLAFDTIFAEGQRRYVESLSAYARQFLGQVDKPDVDFIEGLSPAVSIDQKSTSKNPRSTVGTITEIYDYMRLLWARVGRPHCPVCGEVVARQTPQQIVDQLLELEEGTRFQVLAPVVRGRKGEFVDLFKELTAKGYSRARVDGELIQLSEPPKLGKQFKHTIEVVVDRLVVKEGISQRLTDSVETALGLAEGRVLAEFVDLDADAPGRLRAFSENLACPNEHPLAIDEIEPRSFSFNNPFGACSACSGIGTRLEVDEELIIPNPELSLSEGAIAPWSLGTATTEYWNRLLEGLANELGFSMDTPWEKLGNDVRQTVLHGKDHKVVVQYKNRFGRERKYSTGFEGAIQYVHRKHGETDSEWARDRYEEYMRQIACPACNGARLNPASLSVLINGKSIAEVAAMPMRVCADFLNNLVLTGREAQIAHQVLKEIQARLTFLLDVGLEYLNLERPSATLSGGEAQRIRLATQIGSGLVGVLYVLDEPSIGLHQRDNRRLIDTLTRLRDMGNTLIVVEHDEDTIQVADWIVDIGPGAGEHGGQVVHSGSYQDLLANTNSLTGDYLSGRKQIDIPKKRRKYDKKRELKVVGARENNLINVDAAFPLGLFTAVTGVSGSGKSTLVNEILYKVLANKLNGAKQVAGRHKSIMGLEHLDKVVHVDQSPIGRTPRSNPATYTGVFDNIRKLFAETTEAKVRGYLPGRFSFNVKGGRCEACAGDGTLKIEMNFLPDVYVPCEVCHGARYNRETLEVHYKGKTIADVLNMPIEEGAEFFAAFSPIARHLNTLVDVGLGYVRLGQPATTLSGGEAQRVKLAAELQKRSNGRSVYVLDEPTTGLHFEDIRKLLMVLQGLVDKGNTVITIEHNLDVIKSADWIVDLGPDGGSGGGQIVATGTPEQVAKSTKSHTASFLAEILS; encoded by the coding sequence GTGCCTAAAGCCGTAGCTGAAGAAACAGCAGTCGAATCCGTCCCCGTCGCCGTTACCCAGGCCCCAGCCACGCCTGCCCGGCCAGACCTCTCCCGCCTTGTGGTCAAGGGCGCGCGGGAGCATAACCTGCGCAATGTGGACCTGGATCTGCCCCGTGATGCGATGATCGTTTTCACCGGGCTATCCGGCTCTGGGAAGTCATCGCTGGCATTCGACACCATCTTCGCCGAGGGCCAGCGGCGCTACGTTGAATCACTGTCGGCCTATGCCCGTCAGTTCCTCGGCCAGGTGGACAAGCCGGACGTCGATTTCATCGAAGGCCTCTCGCCTGCGGTATCGATTGACCAGAAGTCCACCAGTAAGAACCCCCGCTCCACGGTTGGCACCATAACCGAAATTTATGACTACATGCGTTTGCTGTGGGCACGCGTGGGTCGGCCGCATTGCCCCGTATGTGGCGAGGTTGTGGCCCGGCAGACGCCGCAGCAGATCGTGGACCAGCTGCTTGAGCTTGAGGAAGGCACACGCTTCCAGGTCCTGGCGCCGGTGGTACGTGGGCGCAAGGGCGAGTTCGTGGACCTCTTCAAGGAGCTGACAGCCAAGGGCTATTCGCGTGCCCGGGTGGACGGCGAGCTGATCCAGCTGAGCGAGCCCCCCAAACTCGGCAAGCAGTTCAAGCACACCATTGAAGTGGTGGTGGACCGCCTGGTGGTCAAGGAAGGCATCAGCCAGCGCCTTACGGATTCCGTTGAAACGGCGCTTGGCCTGGCCGAAGGCCGGGTACTGGCCGAGTTCGTCGATCTGGACGCAGACGCGCCGGGACGGCTGCGGGCATTTTCCGAGAACCTCGCCTGCCCCAACGAACACCCCCTGGCCATCGATGAAATCGAGCCGCGCTCCTTCTCGTTCAACAATCCCTTCGGCGCCTGTTCCGCGTGCAGCGGCATCGGTACACGGCTCGAGGTTGACGAAGAACTGATTATTCCGAACCCGGAGCTGTCGTTGTCCGAGGGCGCCATCGCGCCGTGGTCACTGGGCACCGCAACCACTGAGTATTGGAACCGCCTGCTCGAAGGGCTGGCCAATGAGCTCGGATTCTCCATGGACACACCCTGGGAGAAGCTGGGCAACGACGTCCGCCAGACTGTCCTGCATGGCAAGGACCACAAGGTGGTTGTCCAATACAAGAACCGCTTCGGACGGGAACGTAAATACAGCACCGGCTTCGAGGGTGCCATCCAGTACGTCCACCGCAAGCACGGCGAGACGGACTCCGAGTGGGCCCGCGACCGCTATGAAGAATACATGCGGCAGATCGCGTGCCCTGCGTGCAATGGCGCCCGGCTCAACCCCGCCTCGTTGTCCGTCCTGATCAACGGCAAGTCCATCGCAGAAGTAGCGGCCATGCCCATGCGGGTGTGCGCGGACTTCCTGAACAACCTGGTCCTGACCGGCCGCGAGGCCCAGATCGCCCACCAGGTGCTCAAGGAAATCCAGGCCCGGCTGACCTTCCTGCTCGACGTCGGGCTGGAATACCTGAACCTTGAGCGCCCCTCCGCCACCTTGTCCGGCGGCGAAGCGCAGCGGATCCGCCTCGCCACCCAGATCGGTTCCGGCCTGGTGGGCGTCCTTTACGTCCTGGACGAGCCCTCCATCGGCCTCCACCAGCGCGACAACCGCCGGCTCATCGACACCCTGACACGGCTCCGGGACATGGGAAACACCCTCATCGTTGTGGAACACGACGAGGACACCATCCAGGTGGCGGACTGGATCGTTGACATTGGCCCGGGCGCAGGCGAGCACGGCGGTCAGGTCGTCCACTCCGGTTCGTACCAGGACCTCCTGGCCAACACCAACTCACTGACCGGCGACTACTTGTCCGGCCGCAAGCAGATCGACATCCCCAAGAAGCGGCGCAAATATGACAAGAAGCGTGAGCTGAAGGTCGTCGGGGCCCGTGAAAACAACCTGATCAACGTTGATGCGGCCTTCCCCCTGGGACTGTTCACCGCCGTGACCGGCGTCAGCGGCTCCGGCAAGTCAACGCTGGTCAACGAGATCCTCTACAAAGTGCTGGCCAACAAGCTCAACGGCGCCAAGCAGGTAGCCGGACGCCACAAGAGCATCATGGGCCTGGAGCACCTGGACAAGGTGGTGCACGTGGACCAGAGCCCCATCGGGCGAACCCCCCGGTCCAACCCCGCCACGTACACCGGCGTCTTTGACAACATCCGAAAGCTCTTCGCCGAAACCACCGAGGCCAAAGTCCGCGGCTACCTGCCAGGCCGGTTCTCCTTCAACGTCAAAGGCGGGCGCTGCGAAGCTTGCGCCGGTGACGGCACACTGAAGATCGAAATGAACTTCCTGCCGGACGTCTACGTTCCCTGCGAGGTATGCCACGGCGCACGGTACAACCGCGAGACCCTTGAAGTGCACTACAAGGGCAAAACCATCGCGGATGTGCTCAACATGCCCATCGAAGAAGGTGCGGAGTTCTTCGCAGCCTTCTCGCCAATCGCCCGGCACCTGAACACGCTCGTGGACGTGGGCCTCGGCTACGTCCGGCTGGGACAGCCGGCAACCACCCTCTCCGGCGGCGAAGCCCAGCGCGTCAAGCTTGCCGCGGAACTGCAGAAGCGCTCCAACGGACGCAGCGTTTATGTCCTCGACGAGCCCACCACGGGCCTGCACTTCGAGGACATCCGCAAGCTCCTGATGGTCCTTCAGGGACTGGTGGACAAGGGCAACACCGTGATCACCATCGAACACAACCTGGATGTCATCAAGAGCGCCGACTGGATCGTGGATCTTGGACCGGACGGCGGTTCGGGCGGCGGGCAGATCGTGGCCACCGGCACTCCCGAGCAGGTGGCGAAATCCACCAAGAGCCACACGGCATCCTTCCTCGCGGAAATACTGAGCTAG
- a CDS encoding HAD hydrolase-like protein, which produces MTQTTVPVIFDLDGTLVDPAGGISDGIAAALAAAGLPVPGQDVLHSMIGPKLSDALQSVCKVPAEMLDEVIRTYRQYYLATGIAQSRLYPGIKEVLETFAAEGRPVAVATQKPEGLAQIVLGHHGIAGMFQSIRGSADNELSTDGPVGKAEIIAAALTDLSTQHAVMVGDRAQDVAGAIANGLDCIGVGWGFAPDGELEEAGAVTVVDTAAGMVAAIARLEAIHTAAMSEVRNDGAV; this is translated from the coding sequence GTGACTCAAACAACAGTGCCCGTGATCTTTGACCTGGACGGCACTCTTGTCGATCCGGCCGGCGGTATATCCGACGGAATTGCAGCCGCCCTGGCCGCCGCAGGTCTGCCGGTTCCCGGCCAGGACGTCCTGCACTCGATGATCGGCCCGAAACTAAGCGACGCACTCCAGAGTGTCTGCAAGGTTCCGGCCGAGATGCTGGACGAGGTCATCCGGACGTACCGGCAGTACTACCTGGCCACGGGGATAGCCCAGAGCCGGCTGTACCCCGGGATCAAGGAAGTGCTGGAGACTTTTGCTGCGGAAGGCAGGCCGGTGGCCGTCGCCACGCAGAAGCCCGAAGGGCTGGCGCAGATCGTGCTGGGCCACCACGGTATCGCCGGGATGTTCCAGTCCATCAGGGGTTCGGCAGACAACGAATTGTCAACGGACGGCCCGGTGGGCAAGGCAGAGATCATCGCCGCGGCACTGACCGACCTGTCCACCCAGCATGCCGTTATGGTGGGTGACCGCGCCCAGGATGTGGCGGGAGCCATCGCCAACGGGCTTGACTGCATCGGCGTGGGCTGGGGATTCGCCCCCGACGGCGAACTCGAGGAAGCCGGGGCCGTCACCGTGGTGGACACCGCCGCGGGCATGGTCGCCGCCATCGCGCGCCTCGAAGCCATCCACACCGCCGCGATGAGTGAGGTGCGCAACGATGGCGCTGTTTGA
- a CDS encoding 1-acyl-sn-glycerol-3-phosphate acyltransferase translates to MALFEAVRWTFRGLVAGTCRPTVLGLENVPKEGPFIVAPNHLSFFDSVIVQALMPRPVAFFAKAEYFTTGGVKGKVMKSFFESVGSIPVERGEQAASVQALKTLLDILESGKGIGIYPEGTRSRDGILYRGRTGVGWLALATGVPVIPVGLIGTENLQPAGEKGFRPHHFTMKVGEPLYFDKTGPDHSLPARRQVTDRIMDAIAELSGQERSTSYNQSKSTD, encoded by the coding sequence ATGGCGCTGTTTGAGGCGGTCCGCTGGACATTTCGCGGGCTCGTAGCGGGCACCTGCCGGCCCACCGTCCTCGGCCTTGAAAATGTCCCAAAAGAGGGGCCCTTCATTGTGGCGCCGAACCATCTCTCCTTCTTTGACAGCGTCATTGTCCAGGCGCTGATGCCGCGGCCGGTGGCCTTCTTCGCCAAAGCCGAGTACTTCACCACGGGTGGCGTGAAGGGAAAGGTCATGAAATCCTTCTTCGAGTCCGTGGGCTCCATCCCCGTGGAGCGCGGCGAGCAGGCAGCAAGCGTCCAGGCGCTCAAAACCCTCTTGGACATCCTGGAGTCCGGCAAGGGCATCGGCATTTACCCTGAAGGCACACGGTCGCGGGACGGTATTCTCTACCGCGGCCGCACCGGTGTGGGTTGGCTTGCACTGGCAACCGGAGTTCCTGTGATCCCGGTCGGCCTGATCGGGACGGAAAACCTGCAGCCGGCCGGTGAGAAGGGCTTCAGGCCGCATCACTTCACCATGAAGGTGGGGGAGCCTCTGTATTTCGACAAGACCGGCCCGGATCATTCGCTGCCGGCGCGCCGCCAGGTGACGGACCGCATCATGGATGCAATCGCCGAACTCAGTGGCCAGGAACGCTCCACCAGCTACAACCAAAGTAAGAGCACGGATTAG
- the uvrC gene encoding excinuclease ABC subunit UvrC, producing MADPATYRPQTGEIPTNPGVYRFRDPHGRVIYVGKAKSLRSRLNSYFANPAGLLPKTHAMVHTASSVEWTVVGSELESLQLEYTWIKEFKPRFNVVFRDDKTYPYLALTMSEKLPRVQVMRGDRRKGTRYFGPYTAGAIRETMDTLLRVFPVRSCSAGVLKRAQASGRPCLLGYIDKCSAPCVGRVTPEEHRVLAEDFCAFMGGEAKRFITKLEKQMSEAVSTLDYERAARLRDDITALRKVFERNAVVLADDTDADVFALHEDELEAAVQVFHVRGGRIRGQRGWVVEKVEDATTPDLVEHLLQQVYGDDGDSHGRLPREVLVPVEPSNAAELTEWLGGLRGAKVDIRVPQRGDKAALMSTVRENAEHALKVHKTRRAGDLTVRSQALQELQEALDLPVALLRIECYDVSHVQGTNVVASMVVVEDGLPKKSDYRKFSVTGAAAADDTAAMHDVLTRRFRYYLQDRSAQVEASALPGHQAAVEAAADAAILDTTTAAPRAKFAYPPNLVVVDGGQPQVNAAARALADLGIEDVYVVGLAKRLEEVWLPDSDFPVILPRTSQGLYLLQRIRDEAHRFAITFHRQKRGKAMTVSALDGVPGLGESKRKALLTHFGSVKGVRAATAAELTSAKGIGPALANAIVAHFSGEDAAGDAVPAVNMATGEIIET from the coding sequence GTGGCAGATCCAGCAACGTACCGGCCCCAGACGGGTGAAATTCCCACGAACCCCGGGGTGTACCGGTTCCGCGATCCACACGGCCGGGTCATCTACGTCGGCAAGGCTAAAAGCCTTCGCTCGCGCCTGAACTCCTACTTCGCGAACCCGGCGGGCCTGCTGCCCAAAACCCACGCAATGGTCCACACGGCCAGCAGCGTCGAGTGGACGGTGGTGGGCAGCGAACTGGAGTCGTTGCAGCTCGAATACACCTGGATCAAGGAATTCAAGCCCCGGTTCAACGTGGTCTTCCGCGACGACAAAACCTATCCGTACCTGGCCCTTACCATGAGCGAGAAGCTCCCCAGGGTCCAGGTCATGCGGGGGGACCGCCGCAAAGGCACCCGGTACTTCGGTCCCTACACGGCCGGCGCCATCAGGGAAACCATGGACACCTTGCTGCGGGTCTTTCCCGTCCGCAGCTGCAGCGCCGGCGTTCTCAAACGGGCCCAGGCGAGCGGCCGGCCCTGCCTGCTGGGCTATATCGATAAATGCTCCGCCCCCTGTGTTGGCCGGGTCACCCCGGAAGAACACCGGGTCCTGGCGGAGGACTTCTGCGCGTTTATGGGCGGTGAGGCCAAACGCTTCATCACCAAGCTCGAAAAGCAGATGTCCGAGGCTGTCAGCACTCTCGACTACGAGCGTGCCGCGAGGCTCCGTGACGACATCACCGCGTTGCGGAAGGTCTTTGAGCGTAATGCGGTAGTGCTCGCCGACGATACCGACGCCGATGTCTTCGCGCTGCACGAGGACGAACTGGAAGCCGCCGTCCAGGTGTTCCACGTCCGGGGCGGCCGGATCCGTGGCCAGCGCGGCTGGGTGGTGGAAAAAGTGGAGGATGCCACCACCCCGGATCTGGTGGAACACCTGTTGCAGCAGGTTTACGGCGACGACGGCGACAGCCATGGGCGGCTGCCCCGCGAAGTCCTGGTGCCCGTAGAGCCCAGCAACGCGGCGGAACTGACGGAATGGCTCGGCGGCCTGCGGGGAGCCAAGGTGGATATCAGGGTGCCGCAGCGCGGCGACAAGGCTGCGCTGATGTCCACCGTCCGTGAAAACGCCGAACACGCGCTCAAAGTGCATAAGACCCGCCGCGCCGGGGACCTCACCGTGCGCTCCCAGGCACTCCAGGAGCTGCAGGAAGCCCTGGACCTGCCCGTGGCGCTCCTGCGGATCGAATGCTACGACGTCTCCCACGTCCAGGGCACCAACGTCGTGGCCTCCATGGTGGTGGTCGAGGACGGGCTGCCCAAGAAGTCCGATTACCGGAAATTCTCCGTCACCGGGGCCGCCGCTGCGGACGACACCGCCGCCATGCATGATGTCCTGACGCGGCGCTTCCGGTATTACCTGCAGGATAGGTCGGCGCAGGTCGAGGCGTCCGCCCTGCCGGGGCATCAAGCCGCCGTGGAAGCGGCTGCCGATGCCGCCATCCTGGACACCACTACTGCAGCGCCGCGGGCGAAGTTTGCCTACCCGCCCAACCTGGTGGTGGTCGATGGCGGCCAGCCCCAGGTCAACGCAGCCGCCCGGGCGCTGGCGGACCTTGGCATCGAGGATGTGTACGTGGTGGGCCTGGCCAAACGGCTTGAGGAAGTCTGGCTGCCGGACAGCGACTTCCCTGTGATCCTGCCCAGGACATCGCAGGGACTTTATCTGCTGCAGCGGATCCGTGACGAAGCCCACCGCTTCGCCATCACCTTCCACCGGCAGAAGCGCGGTAAGGCCATGACTGTCTCGGCGCTGGACGGCGTGCCAGGCCTGGGTGAGTCCAAACGCAAGGCGCTGCTCACCCACTTCGGGTCCGTCAAGGGTGTCAGAGCCGCCACCGCAGCCGAGCTCACGTCGGCGAAGGGCATTGGGCCGGCCCTTGCCAACGCCATCGTGGCCCACTTCAGCGGCGAAGATGCGGCCGGCGATGCAGTTCCGGCCGTGAATATGGCCACCGGCGAAATCATTGAAACCTAG